A segment of the Gemmatimonadota bacterium genome:
CAGGCGACTCGAACGGCTCGCGCACGACGGACGCGGAACGGCTCTTCGTATCGAGCGGGACCGTCTGGGAGGACATGGCGGGCTACTCACGGGCGATTGGGGAGGGTCGGCGGGTCTGGGTGTCCGGAACGACCGCCACCCATGCGAACCGGCTGATCGGCGGAAACTGCGCGGCCTCTCAGACCCACTTCTGCATCGATAAGATCGCCGGCGCGCTCCGCTCGCTCGGCGCCTCGCTGGAGGACGTCGTCCGCACCCGGCTCTTCGTCGCCGACATGTCGCGCTGGGAGGAGGTGGCCCGGGCGCACGGCCGGCGCTTCGGCAAGATCCGACCGGCCAACACGCTGGTCGGCGCCGAGCTCGTCGGCGAGGGCTACCTCGTGGAGATCGAGGCGGAGGCGGTCGTTCGGTCGACCGAAGCTGAACTGGACGACGCGAAATCGTAGAGGCTTCAACCGGGGCTGGCGCGACCGATCAGAACAAGCCTCCAAGATCCGGTATACTGATGTCGCGGAAAACGACCGAACTACCTACCTGAACCGCCACGGGGGCAGGACCGCACCATGAGAAAAGCTCTTTCCTATCTCGTCGACATCTGCTCGGTAGGACACCACCTCACCCGTCGTACCCAGTCTCTCGCCGTCGCCCTGATCGTCGCGCAGTTCGCGGAGGCTCATGGACAGCTCCTGGTGGACGACGACGCTTGGCAGGTCGGTCCGGAACCTCGCCTCGAAATCGGCACCCCTGTCGACGGCCGCTTCGCACTCTATCGGGTTGCCGGAGCATCCTTCCTGGCAGACGGACGAATCGTCGTGGCGAACGATTTTTCCGAACTTCTGCTCTTCGGTCCGGACGGGGATTTCCAAAGGTCGTTCGGCCGGGAAGGCGACGGTCCGGGCGAATTCAAGCGGATCGGCGCCATTGGTGTCGGCAATAGCGACACGCTGCTGGTGTTCGACCGATTTCACAGCCGCATCTCGGTTTTCGATTCCGACGGAGAGCTGGCTGGAACGACCGCTTTGGATGCTGGAGCACCGGTTGGGGCGAGGATGCAGGCCGGACCTCTCGCCGGCGGTTGGACCGCACAAGGGAGGTTCGTGGCCTCGCGCTCCATCTATGAACTACCTAGACTAGCGGCTAACAGTCCTCGCCAGGTGACGCCGATGGATACGATCTACACGAGCCGCCCTACCGCTGCTGAGTTGTTCTTCTTCGATGCGGCGGGCACGGTCGTGCGAAAGGTGAGCGATTTGATGGGCACGGAGAAAGCACGACTCCTGGAGTGGGAGACGAATGTCAGTTCCATATCGCTTTCCAGCATCCAAGTCGATGTCTCGTTCCTGAAGACTCTTGAGGTGGCGGTAGCTTCCAATGTCGTCGCCTTCGGCAATACGGCGAAATACGAAATCCGCCTCCTGAACTCCGAAGGTCAGGAGGTGGCCACCATTCGCCGTCCCGGCGAGCCGTCCGAGGTCACGGAAACCGATCGTGAGCGTTGGATCGAAGACAGGTTAACGGGAATCGGGGATCCCAAAACCCGCAGGAGCAGACGTTCGCTTCTTGAAACCTTGGAACTTCCCACAACCGTTCCCCAATTTCGGTCGCTGGCCATCCAGGAAGGAGGCAGGATCTGGGTGGAGGAGTTTCGCATACCGGCGGAGGCGAATGGACCTTCGACCTGGCAGGTCTACGACTCGGCCGGAGCGCACCTCGGCGAGGCCGTCCTGCCCGCCGGTTTTCGCCCGTTCTCGATCACCCGGGACGAGGTGATGGGCTTATGGCGGGACGAACTCGACGTCGAGTTCATACGGGTGTACGAGCTGGAGGGCGCGGCCATAGGTTGAAGGGGTCTCCCGGCACCACAAGCGCCGGACCCCCGCCGAAGGTTATCTTGCGACCATCGGACCGGACCCGGGCCCGAACTTGGTAGTACTGCGCCGGCTCTCCGGTTCGACCG
Coding sequences within it:
- a CDS encoding 6-bladed beta-propeller, translating into MRKALSYLVDICSVGHHLTRRTQSLAVALIVAQFAEAHGQLLVDDDAWQVGPEPRLEIGTPVDGRFALYRVAGASFLADGRIVVANDFSELLLFGPDGDFQRSFGREGDGPGEFKRIGAIGVGNSDTLLVFDRFHSRISVFDSDGELAGTTALDAGAPVGARMQAGPLAGGWTAQGRFVASRSIYELPRLAANSPRQVTPMDTIYTSRPTAAELFFFDAAGTVVRKVSDLMGTEKARLLEWETNVSSISLSSIQVDVSFLKTLEVAVASNVVAFGNTAKYEIRLLNSEGQEVATIRRPGEPSEVTETDRERWIEDRLTGIGDPKTRRSRRSLLETLELPTTVPQFRSLAIQEGGRIWVEEFRIPAEANGPSTWQVYDSAGAHLGEAVLPAGFRPFSITRDEVMGLWRDELDVEFIRVYELEGAAIG